GCACCGGCGCATCCAGCAGCATGTCGGTCGTTTTTCGGTAATACACGTCGGCTTCCAGCGAGATCCGTCCTTTGAACAGGCCGATCTCAATGCCCGCATCCGTTTGCGCTGTCTTCTCCCACCGCAGATCGGGGTTCGACAGCAGGCCGAGGCCCGTCCCCCCCACGCGCTGGTTATTGATGATAGCGGCATAGCCGGAGCTCAGCAGCGGCAGCGAAGTGTATGGCGGAATTTCGGAGTTGCCGGTAACGCCGTAACTGGTGCGCAGTTTCAGGTTGGATATCACAGGATGATCTTTCAGGAAATCTTCCTCGGACACACGCCAGGCAAGCGCGGCGGAGGGGAAGAAGGCGTATTTGTTGTTCTCCCCGAACTTGGAAGATCCGTCTATACGGCCCGTTACGGTCAGCAGGTATTTATCGAGATACCCATAATTGACCCTGCCGAAATAGGAATTGAACGCAAAACGCGAGCGGTTGGTGCCGTATCCGGGGCTGGTGCTGCCGGCGCCCAGGTTATTGAACTGGAAGAAGTCGCTGGAGAAATTCTGGATGCTGGCATACAAACCGAAAGCGTTGGTTTCCTGCCAGGCCACGCCCAGCATGCCGGTGAAAGCGTGCTTATTGGCGATGCGCTTGTTATAGGTGAGGTAATTTTCCAGCGACCAAAAGTTCTCCCGCCCGTTGCTGGACGAAGCGATGCCTTTCTGGCTGATCGACAGCGTGCGGCCGGTATAGGTGTTCGTACCCTGGGAAAGGATGTTCACACCCAGTACGGTCCGCATTTCCAGCCCTTTTGCGAGGCTGAGGTTGGTATAAAAGCTGCCGATGGTTGTTTGCGTGTTCAGTATGTATTTCCGGTCGTATAAATAATGGAGGGGACTGAAAGATTGTTCCGCATTGGGATAGTGGCGGTTATCGGCCCAGGTGCCGTCGGCGTATTTCACCGGCAGAAAAGGCAATGCTTCCGCGATCATGCGCATGGGCAGGTAGTCGAAATCCACGAGATTTTCTTCCTGATTGTTGTAGCTGAGGGTGCCGCCTACTTTGAGCCAGGGCTTCACCTGGTCGTCGAACGTAAAGCGGGCGGAATATCTTTTGAGGTAAGATGTTTTGATGAGCCCCTGGTCGTTGCGGTAGCCGAGAGAGGCGGCGTAGCTGCTTTTTTCGTTGCCGTTGGAAAAGCCCAGCTGATGGTTCTGGGAGATGCGGTGCTGGGTGGCTTCCTTCAGCCAGTCGGTGTTGTACAGCGGGTTGCCGTTGCCGTCGAATATCCGCGGATCGGTACGTGCCAGGGCGGGGTTGCGCCCGGTATATTTACCCGCGGCCCATCCGGCGGGGTCGTATTTCTCCATGTTTTTGTACGCGAGGTCTTCCACTGCCAGGAACTCCTTTGCGTTGAGGAACTTCGGGAAGTTGGGGCCTACGGTGGGAACGCTGTAATCGCCGTTATAAGTCACTTCTCCCCCGCCGGCCTTGCCTCTTTTGGTGGTGATGAGCACTACGCCGTTGGCGCCGCGCGCGCCGTAGATCGCGGTGGCCGATGCATCTTTCAGCACCTCGACAGCCACTACGTCATTGGGATTGATATAATCGATCGGCTGGCTGCCCACAGCCTGTGTGGAAATGGGCATCATGACGCCGTCGATCACATATAAGGGATTGTTGGAAGAGTTGATGGAACTGAAGCCGCGGATGCGCATTTCCGTTTTACCGCCGGGCCTGCCGGAATTGGCGTTCACCTGCACCCCGGCCACTTTCCCGGCCAGCGCCTGGTTCAGGGAAGAAGCGGGGCGTTCCTGTAGGCGTTCGGCCCGCACGGAGCCTACGGCGCCGGTGAGGTCCGACTTTCGCTGGGTGCCGTATCCGATC
Above is a genomic segment from Chitinophaga pollutisoli containing:
- a CDS encoding TonB-dependent receptor, giving the protein MNGAIVKHLTRLIFRPWLRTCGVLLLLSGLPATGIALPAEGPATVADEIIVSGSVKDEKGEALPGVTIRIKGTSKGAVTGADGAFRITVPGAASVLVFSYSGMETREVSVGSQTTINVVLQTSKESLNEVVVIGYGTQRKSDLTGAVGSVRAERLQERPASSLNQALAGKVAGVQVNANSGRPGGKTEMRIRGFSSINSSNNPLYVIDGVMMPISTQAVGSQPIDYINPNDVVAVEVLKDASATAIYGARGANGVVLITTKRGKAGGGEVTYNGDYSVPTVGPNFPKFLNAKEFLAVEDLAYKNMEKYDPAGWAAGKYTGRNPALARTDPRIFDGNGNPLYNTDWLKEATQHRISQNHQLGFSNGNEKSSYAASLGYRNDQGLIKTSYLKRYSARFTFDDQVKPWLKVGGTLSYNNQEENLVDFDYLPMRMIAEALPFLPVKYADGTWADNRHYPNAEQSFSPLHYLYDRKYILNTQTTIGSFYTNLSLAKGLEMRTVLGVNILSQGTNTYTGRTLSISQKGIASSSNGRENFWSLENYLTYNKRIANKHAFTGMLGVAWQETNAFGLYASIQNFSSDFFQFNNLGAGSTSPGYGTNRSRFAFNSYFGRVNYGYLDKYLLTVTGRIDGSSKFGENNKYAFFPSAALAWRVSEEDFLKDHPVISNLKLRTSYGVTGNSEIPPYTSLPLLSSGYAAIINNQRVGGTGLGLLSNPDLRWEKTAQTDAGIEIGLFKGRISLEADVYYRKTTDMLLDAPVPQTSGYAIIRKNVGSMENKGLEISLNTVNIEGRDFSWNSMFNISMNRNKVLSLATPSDIYGVGGLVFISPTNIIRIGEPVGAFYGLVREGIWSEPERAEAAKFVSYRGGLPILPGDIKYKDVNGDYTINDADRMIIGNGSPKAWGAFTNAFRYRRFDLSLELQYSYGNDVFELSTGSSEDRVALANSYKSVLNAWRPDNQNTMIPEIRDTRAGYVINEDTHWLKDGSFLRGRNLLLGYSLSPESLKRIRFSRLRVFGSVQNFFLLTSKEVNGDPETIGLIGGENTKVFSQGMMYHAYPKSTTFMLGIQAAL